In a genomic window of Methanogenium sp. S4BF:
- a CDS encoding YqhA family protein: MDNTNRPRKQTNGKEINPIEEKFEKGLWSIRYIVLLGVLFGALSAIVLFVAGSLEIYSTLVDFIFKSNAHVGHEEILIAIIGAIDFYLIALVLLIFTFGIYELFISKIDIAHEEGEFGNILEVKNLDDLKNKIVKVIIMVLIVSFFQRILSMEFSTAYDMLAMAISICVICVGVYFLGRH, translated from the coding sequence AAATCGTCCCCGAAAACAGACCAACGGGAAGGAAATAAACCCGATTGAAGAGAAATTTGAAAAAGGCCTCTGGAGCATCCGGTATATTGTACTGCTGGGTGTCCTCTTCGGCGCGCTATCGGCCATCGTACTCTTTGTGGCAGGCTCGCTTGAGATCTATTCGACGCTCGTCGATTTCATCTTCAAATCGAACGCCCATGTCGGCCACGAAGAGATCCTCATAGCGATCATCGGCGCCATCGACTTCTACCTGATAGCCCTCGTCCTGTTGATCTTCACCTTCGGCATCTATGAACTCTTCATCTCCAAAATTGATATCGCCCATGAGGAAGGGGAGTTCGGCAATATCCTTGAGGTGAAAAACCTCGATGACCTCAAAAACAAGATCGTGAAGGTCATCATCATGGTCCTCATCGTGAGTTTCTTCCAGCGGATTCTCTCGATGGAATTTTCCACCGCCTATGACATGCTTGCCATGGCAATATCCATCTGTGTCATCTGTGTGGGCGTCTACTTTTTGGGACGCCATTAA
- a CDS encoding GyrI-like domain-containing protein yields the protein MTAEKIPIGAFSDVTRLSKKALYCYEKKGLLVPVERDICSGYRYYSPGQIERGIWIGSLCSLGFTLDETARILSEEDRNSPVVQTLLKNRLRETRVEMQRLSMVERVLAADDPFEELFKMELNNWTKKDIPPIRAMTIRGEGPYEALLTELIGRICREMASPENARNSVRAVGPIGSVYVGEDCDETGGLVEVILPVAGKLTIADPDVEVKTLPAVTVISVICKGPYRNLGLAHTRMYAYLEENKFTCTGSPRELYLNDPSETPEEELLTEIQYPVG from the coding sequence ATGACCGCAGAGAAGATCCCCATCGGAGCGTTCTCGGACGTGACACGCCTCTCGAAGAAGGCACTGTACTGTTATGAAAAGAAGGGACTCCTGGTTCCGGTGGAGCGGGACATCTGCAGCGGATACCGGTATTATTCACCCGGTCAGATTGAACGCGGCATCTGGATTGGAAGCCTCTGCAGCCTCGGGTTCACGCTGGACGAGACAGCCCGGATTCTCTCCGAAGAGGACCGGAACAGTCCGGTTGTCCAGACGCTTCTTAAAAACCGCCTCCGGGAAACACGGGTGGAGATGCAGCGGCTGTCCATGGTCGAGCGGGTCCTCGCAGCAGACGACCCGTTTGAGGAGCTGTTTAAAATGGAACTGAACAACTGGACGAAAAAAGATATCCCTCCCATCCGTGCGATGACCATCCGTGGAGAAGGGCCGTATGAAGCACTGCTCACCGAACTCATCGGCAGAATCTGTCGTGAGATGGCATCACCCGAGAACGCCAGGAACTCGGTCCGCGCCGTGGGCCCCATCGGATCGGTTTATGTCGGGGAGGACTGTGACGAGACCGGCGGTCTGGTGGAAGTGATACTGCCGGTCGCCGGTAAACTGACCATTGCAGACCCTGATGTCGAGGTAAAGACCCTGCCCGCCGTGACGGTGATCTCGGTCATCTGCAAAGGGCCCTACCGCAATCTCGGACTGGCCCACACACGGATGTATGCCTATCTGGAGGAGAACAAATTTACCTGCACCGGATCTCCCCGTGAACTCTACCTGAATGATCCGTCGGAAACGCCGGAAGAGGAACTCCTCACCGAGATCCAGTATCCGGTGGGCTGA
- a CDS encoding acyl-CoA thioester hydrolase/BAAT C-terminal domain-containing protein, which produces MDQETHETPGPRIEIASRNVMIDRKADIRLRGFKPHAKVTVTTETMDDDGRHWQGVVPYTLNPQGCLEIASAESDGESFDEIDPWEIFDSMRPVDEPDEPVPLFAKTTTDPLLIEIRARAANGDSARGSLRLHVFNDATTVREEVRDGPLQGTLFCPTGDGPFPVVICLGGSDGWFTEPRPALLASHGIATFSVAYFGRKPLTEELCQVPLEFFDRAVAFLEAYPAVDARRMGIYGYSKGGELALLLASRTERVRAVAAYSPSSVVWQSPKAGAPKSSWTADKVPLPFMPMHFSGMKLLKLMSGRPIAFREVYEQGMQKHPEKREKTRIPVENIHGPVFLVSGTEDAVWPSDRMADAVEASLKAAGVPVTHLKYRGAGHLTTLPGLPAPEIMDTLIFGGSSSESSRALEDAWQKMVAFFTETL; this is translated from the coding sequence ATGGATCAGGAAACGCATGAGACACCGGGGCCACGGATTGAGATCGCCTCCCGGAACGTGATGATTGACAGAAAAGCAGACATCCGGCTGCGGGGATTTAAACCCCACGCCAAAGTGACCGTTACCACGGAGACGATGGATGACGACGGCAGACACTGGCAGGGAGTCGTTCCATATACCCTGAACCCGCAGGGATGTCTGGAGATTGCCTCTGCAGAATCTGACGGTGAGAGTTTTGACGAAATAGACCCATGGGAGATTTTTGACTCCATGCGCCCGGTCGATGAGCCGGACGAACCGGTACCGCTCTTTGCAAAGACAACGACCGATCCACTGCTGATTGAGATCCGGGCCCGGGCAGCCAACGGTGATTCCGCACGGGGCAGCCTGAGGCTCCATGTCTTTAACGATGCGACGACCGTCAGGGAAGAGGTCCGGGACGGCCCCCTGCAGGGCACCCTCTTCTGCCCGACAGGGGACGGGCCGTTTCCGGTGGTCATCTGTCTCGGTGGTTCGGACGGCTGGTTCACCGAGCCCCGCCCGGCACTGCTGGCATCCCACGGCATCGCCACATTCTCGGTGGCCTACTTCGGGAGAAAACCACTCACCGAAGAGCTCTGCCAGGTGCCGCTCGAGTTTTTTGACCGTGCCGTTGCCTTTCTTGAGGCATACCCTGCCGTGGATGCCAGACGGATGGGCATCTACGGCTACTCCAAGGGCGGAGAACTGGCGCTGCTTCTTGCGTCCCGCACCGAACGGGTGCGGGCGGTGGCCGCATACTCGCCGTCCTCTGTTGTCTGGCAGAGCCCGAAGGCAGGGGCGCCAAAGAGTTCCTGGACCGCAGATAAGGTGCCGCTTCCCTTCATGCCGATGCATTTCTCAGGGATGAAGCTGCTGAAGCTCATGAGCGGGCGCCCGATTGCCTTCCGTGAGGTCTATGAACAGGGCATGCAAAAACACCCGGAGAAGAGGGAGAAAACCCGGATTCCGGTCGAAAATATTCATGGTCCCGTCTTTTTGGTCTCCGGAACCGAGGATGCGGTCTGGCCCTCAGACCGGATGGCAGATGCCGTGGAGGCATCCCTGAAGGCTGCGGGCGTGCCGGTGACCCACCTGAAATACCGCGGGGCAGGCCACCTCACCACCCTTCCCGGACTGCCTGCACCGGAGATCATGGACACCCTGATTTTCGGCGGTTCGTCTTCCGAATCCTCCCGTGCGCTGGAGGATGCCTGGCAGAAGATGGTGGCATTCTTTACAGAAACCCTCTGA
- a CDS encoding flavodoxin family protein — protein sequence MHLPDSSGATERLNTTPDNQQPNPVVDGGRKETMLVMAFNGSPRKGWNTATLLEHACEGAASAGAEARLIHLIDLDFSGCTSCYACKRLGGNSYGRCAIEDDLTPLLAEVEEADAVILGTPIYLGAESGLMRNLMERLFFPYITYSDGPNIFPRDVRGGFIYTMNMNREQLADIGLQSRVDLNEYLLRAVFGDGESLLCCDTYQFSDYALYESSIFDPDAKAKRRAEVFPQDCEAAYEMGARLVRGA from the coding sequence GTGCATCTTCCTGATTCCTCCGGTGCCACAGAAAGGCTCAATACCACACCGGACAATCAGCAACCAAATCCCGTGGTGGACGGGGGGAGAAAAGAGACAATGCTGGTGATGGCCTTTAACGGAAGCCCGCGGAAAGGGTGGAATACGGCAACGCTGCTTGAACATGCATGTGAGGGGGCGGCATCGGCAGGGGCCGAAGCGCGGCTCATCCATCTTATCGATCTGGACTTCTCCGGATGCACAAGCTGTTATGCCTGCAAACGGCTGGGGGGAAACAGTTACGGGAGGTGCGCCATCGAAGACGACCTGACGCCCCTGCTTGCAGAGGTGGAGGAGGCGGATGCAGTCATCCTCGGGACGCCGATCTATCTGGGTGCAGAGAGCGGACTGATGCGCAATCTGATGGAGCGGCTCTTCTTCCCCTACATCACGTACAGCGACGGGCCAAACATCTTTCCCAGGGATGTCAGGGGAGGATTTATCTACACGATGAACATGAACAGGGAACAGCTGGCCGACATAGGCCTGCAGAGCAGGGTCGATCTGAATGAATACCTTCTGCGGGCGGTGTTCGGCGATGGGGAGTCGCTGCTCTGCTGCGACACCTATCAGTTCAGCGATTATGCCCTCTATGAGAGCAGTATATTTGACCCGGACGCGAAGGCAAAGCGGCGTGCAGAGGTCTTCCCGCAGGACTGTGAGGCCGCCTATGAAATGGGGGCCCGGCTTGTCAGGGGGGCCTGA
- a CDS encoding 4Fe-4S binding protein: MNIPLIRRILPAGVAGTAVITAPVCAAVCPKGIGNCPYPGRCMLFTDADGNRLCDFTLTDGGTTPPDGSASTGTAIDTASSVSPDQALAGGADILMGSTVLLWAMLFLVFNAGILWFMHSGRAGISRELNAGTIALSSLISLGISGIAVYLLTGDVSLGSSGAVVYMLAGTVLATVVWSRGLMSKKTAFLLLAVTTAFGFVFAAPLMPVYFYGLAAALGDIRVIAPGMAAIIILVMLTFVTGRTFCAHICPVGTIQELASRVPGRKYLIQNRAVPQGVRLVVLAGAIIGIRYSVNIPAYTGVEAFFSFALTTGALVFAAVLAVSVVVYRPLCRFLCPFGAVFSACTAAGKTCVTRTEACINCRKCEKVCPTGEAGPWERKPECYLCGRCIDVCPVEGALTFTDPVSRDVKE, translated from the coding sequence ATGAATATCCCCCTAATCCGAAGAATCCTCCCGGCAGGAGTTGCAGGAACTGCCGTGATAACCGCCCCCGTCTGCGCAGCCGTCTGCCCGAAAGGCATCGGCAACTGTCCCTACCCCGGCAGATGCATGCTCTTCACGGATGCGGATGGCAACAGGCTCTGCGACTTTACGCTGACGGACGGGGGCACCACGCCGCCGGACGGTTCTGCATCCACCGGCACAGCCATCGATACCGCATCATCGGTCTCACCGGACCAGGCCCTTGCAGGCGGTGCAGACATCCTCATGGGAAGCACCGTTCTTCTCTGGGCAATGCTCTTTCTGGTCTTCAATGCCGGAATTCTCTGGTTCATGCACTCCGGGAGGGCAGGGATTTCAAGGGAACTGAATGCAGGCACCATCGCACTTTCATCCCTTATATCCCTCGGCATATCCGGCATCGCTGTGTACCTTCTGACCGGTGACGTCTCCCTCGGGTCCTCGGGAGCTGTCGTCTATATGCTCGCAGGGACCGTCCTTGCCACAGTTGTCTGGTCACGCGGCCTGATGAGCAAAAAGACAGCTTTCCTCCTGCTCGCGGTGACGACCGCATTCGGATTTGTCTTCGCAGCCCCCCTCATGCCGGTATATTTCTACGGCCTTGCGGCAGCGCTGGGGGACATCAGGGTTATCGCACCGGGCATGGCGGCCATCATCATCCTCGTGATGCTGACCTTTGTCACCGGAAGAACCTTTTGCGCCCATATCTGCCCGGTAGGGACCATTCAGGAGCTCGCATCCCGCGTGCCCGGGAGGAAATATCTGATACAGAACCGTGCGGTTCCGCAGGGAGTACGGCTGGTGGTGCTTGCCGGAGCCATCATTGGCATTCGGTATTCTGTGAATATTCCGGCATACACGGGGGTGGAGGCATTCTTTTCCTTCGCCCTGACAACAGGTGCCCTCGTCTTTGCGGCAGTCCTTGCCGTTTCGGTGGTTGTCTACCGTCCGCTCTGCCGATTCCTCTGTCCCTTCGGTGCGGTCTTTTCGGCCTGCACAGCGGCAGGAAAGACCTGCGTCACCCGGACCGAGGCTTGCATCAACTGCAGAAAATGTGAAAAGGTCTGCCCGACCGGTGAGGCGGGGCCGTGGGAAAGAAAGCCGGAATGCTATCTCTGCGGGCGCTGTATTGATGTCTGCCCCGTTGAAGGGGCACTCACCTTCACCGATCCCGTCTCCCGGGATGTAAAGGAATAA